The DNA sequence CAGTAGGCTGTAGATTGTAATCAGGATCCTTCATTAGGTTtcaatggagagaaacagagcaggaaagTAAGGTGCTGGGTTTTGTTCTTCAAGTGCTATCCCTTGACTCattgtcttttctgtctctcagtttTGTGCTGTGTAAAGGTCCTATTTTGGTGGTAACACACTTTATGTGATGTTTGAAACCATAGCTCACTGTGACCTCAGATGGAGGATATTTCCAATCATTAATtcaacattatatatattttttttttccccaaagtaaaCTATTTCTTTAGATGACATTTTAGTCTACAGGTAGAGATAGGAAAGATGACCTGTAAGAACAAGCAACAGGATATTCCATTCTCATAGAGCTTGATTTCACTTTTCAGACTGAGGTGGCCAGTAGGCTATTTTCATGGAGCCATGACTTGCCCATGAAATTTACCAGGTAGAGCTTCCTGCACTAACAGCAATAGAGCAGGGTCTCGAGTAGGGAGAGCAGGGAATGTGCTTGAAGTTGCTTAGAAGTCCCGGACACCCTTCTACAGAACAGTTTGTGTTTTCCCAATAATTTTCTGTTCCTTTAGCTTGACTGTAATCTCTATCTTTGTCTTGTGGCCAATgggattttatttctccttgcagagtcccctctcctctcctccacgTTGCTCTGTGCATCCGAGATGTCTTGGCAATGGTGTGctgttaaatgtttaaaaaagccCTCACTTATCATACTTGACAATATCCAGTGGTGTAAATGCTACTGCCACAGCCAATTTCAGGCTATTGCTAAGACTTCACTGAACATGGAGCTAGTAGCACATCTGTGTGTACTATGTTCACCAGACAATGACAATAATTGTAAGTAATCTCAAGAgcacagaaaaaagaagagtagtgaaataattaggaagtgctgagtttttagtatttgttaacttttgattttaatataactaattatacatttatataaattaatatttagtaATGGCCATGCTTAATCAGCTTTAGAATTCCTAAAACATTTAACAACTGGTATACAGACCAGGTCTAGCACACCAGCCTATCTTGGGCTGGGAAAAgtaaggggaaaaagagaaacgaAGGGGCACAATGAGTACTAAAAGGCTTCCATGCCATTTAGAGTTTCTGACCCTTGAGTCCATGAATTCATAGAAATACCACAAGCTGATATTGATCAGAAGTAGCCTGGACTTGGGAACAAGACACATGGGCTCCAGACCTAGCTCTACCATTTGCTAGCTTTGTGGCCTTAAGGAAGATCCGAACTCTCTCAGCTTAAATTTCTCATGGGTACAATAATGGTACTCATTTCAGAAGGTTGTTAGGGGGATGACAtgagataatattttcaaagtattcaACCTACTGGGTCACAAGTAAACCCCCAAAAGTGGTAGCCATGAGTACCGTTATTGTTATTAACCTGGCCCATTTCTGAAATGTTCTAGGTAGCCACTATAGTGATAAGATGGATCTTAGAAGCAGATGCAGACAAAGACTGTTAAAGACAATCTTCTTTATATGGCCTGACCTCCATTTATGTCGGCACCTCCTCAAAAAACCAGTCTCACAAATGCCTAAAGTTGAAATACTGGTAACTCATTTCCTTCTGTAAGTGTGGCTTTCTCCCTAGGCTTTTAAAATGACTCCTTAGCAGGTGAGTCATTACGTCAGCACCTGAGTGTGAATGGCATAATGGGGTCCCAGCGCTCTTCACTGGGCAGACTCCTGGAAATCTAGGAGGACCCTGGGGTCGGGGATGATTTTTCCTGGTCCCAAAGACCCCACAGCTGGTTCCCactcccaccaccccacccctgcttccaGGTTGACCAGTTCTTCAAGTCGAGCTGCTCCAAAAGCAAATCCACTCCAGTCTCTCCCCTTGACCACTCAGGTATCCCAGAACAGAGACCCAGTTGACCCTCAGACCTACAGCCCATGGATGAGGTGGGAATACTGCAGAGTATTTGGGGTATGTCTTTCATTTTCAAGAACAGCACATCTGTAGTCAGTTGGCTAGGTTCTAGTCATGGTCCCAACCACTttatgtgtgaccttgggaaggtcATTTCATGTCCTAGAATCTCTAATATGTTCTAGAATATTGACGATGTCAATAAAGATTAACCTGAGACTCAAGTGAGGGGGCCCTTTATGACTACAAAGCTGAACACAATACACTTTGTTGGTACCATTTTcaattctctattattttttgtttgctctttttttcttccaattcctCACATGTGGCCATGGAGAGGCAGGCCTTCTTGGGAGCACCATAGatggatgaaaataaaacatttctactCTTAATTCTAAACATTCCTAGGAACCAGAAATACCAGTTCCTATCTCGGGTTACTTATTCATAATACGGTCTTGTGTGCAGTAACAGTCATCTGAAGTTATTCCTAGTCTGGCTCAGGTAACAGCACGACAGGAAGGCAGAGGTGACGTCTGCAGGAATCCTAAGGCCTCTGTGAACTGTAACTGTATTCTTacagaggttttgtttgtttgtgtatcTGGGGCACCTGTGAGGCTACCATAAATGTTTCAGGGTAGTTGCATATCTCACCCAGGGAGGGACTGTGGCTTCCCGAGGTATCAAACTTACAGGCGAGGAGATCTGAGGTTTAGAGGCAAGGCCTGGGAATCAAGGAAGGAGCAAGTGAGCCAGTCTGTCCCAGCGCTGGTCAGCCAGCCTCAGCTTGATTCCTGGGCTGGGGGTGTGAGGGGGCAGCTGGTGTCCTGGACGATGTTCTGACAGAGCAAGCGGGTTACACCCCCTTTCCTTGGGACTGTGATTCGACGTTTGCCTCAGTGTGCGACGTGATGTTTATTGGCTCCCTTAGGGCTCTAACTTCACAAAAGTTTGGCCTCAGGGTCTCAGCAATTGCTGTGTGACTAGAGGGGGCTGAGTTATGAAACCTGCTGACCGCCACCACCCTTCTGGTGCCTGCAGTATGGGCTGGCAGCACAGGCGGCTGGAGGATTACCTAATTTGGGGGAGAAGGGTGTCGTGTCTCAGGATCCATTACTTTTGGTGAGGAAAAGACTGCTGTTGTGAGGGCAAGCTGCCTGAAACTAAGTACTCACTGGAGGCCTGCCTGGACGCAGCCACGATGCCAAGGGCACGGGCAAGGAGCAGTGTCTGCGCGGCAGAAGGCCCACTCAATTCTAATGAGCGTTGTGTGGGGTTTAGGCGCCATGCTTGTCAGGGACGAGAGTAGCCAAGGAGAGAACAAAAACAGCAAACGGCGGGGAGAAGAGGCCTACTGGGAAGGCTGAAAGGTATTCACCTCTGGACAGGAGAGACGAAGTCGATTAAACATGCCCACTTTCTTTAAATACACAAGAGAGAGACTTCCACAAGAAGGTGTTGAATTGTTGTGACAACCAAGTAAGAGAAAGCAGTCTACATAGAGGCAAGATGGATTTTGTCCCCGTTTCATTCATACTGCAACCGGGCACTGAATAGTAGATGACCAGTGACATGTGTGTGCTGAATGGGGCCCTTGGAGCATTTTGAaagtaaggaaaggaaggaggactCCCTATCCCCGCCCTAGGTGTATGAgtgacctctgacctccagaggTCAGAGGTCACGGGCACACCCTCCGAATTCCTTATGTTTGATGCTGAGTTGTGGCTCTGGTTTACTGAATATCAAGAGTAAAATGGGCCCTTGGCACGATACAAAAGTGTTCCACCCTAGTGAAAGGATTGATGGATTTTACAATTCGATAGTAAAACTCTCTGCGAGAGACCGCCCTCCCGGAGGTGGgagattaattttatcttttgttttctcagcTGCTTCTCTTCCCTTGCATCTTGCCTATTCTTTTCTCCTACTCACTCAACAGAGGGTAAAGAGGTTTTCAAGAAAGCACCAAAAACTTGAGGACTTTGATTCCAGAGCATGAAACAATGGCCCAGGCCGACAGCAAGCCCCCAGCAGCCCACCAACAGAGGGTTCAGCGTCTGTGCCCCCCCCTCCGAGCCCCAGGATCAAGCTGGAGGACTTGTGGCGTGGTGGTACCTCCAGCCTCGTTCCCTCGCCTGCAGAGGAGAGGCCCCTCCTCATGTCCAGGCAGCTTAGCTCTGACCAGAAGGTTCCTGGGAAGGTGTCAGAGTTGTGTCTGATTGGTCTGGAATATCACTCAGAGCTGGCCAGGTCCCCTTTCCCAACCTGCTGGGAACCCCAACCACACTTCAGGGTTAGCTTGGTCTGAAATAGACtgaaaagagaaggcagaaatgaTTTGGAAATGAAATCTCCTTTCAACCCCGACAGTAGGCTTCGTGGTCTCAGTGGCTCTCACTCCCTGGGGAAGCAGTGGAGAAGGGACTTGGGGGTGGCAGGAAATAACCATTCTGATTGAATCAGATTAAAAATGCTCTAGCAAACTATACCGACAAATCAGCACAAACATCACACCAAGATCTTGAATCACAGGATGTTTACCTACTAAAGTGCCCATGGCAGACAAATACTAAATACCACAAAGTAcctgagacaaaagaaaaaaggaaagaaaaagaaaggaaggaaggagggaagaagggaggggggaagaataAAAAGGAGCCTGGAGTCCCGGCAGCCGGAGGTCCCAGGGTCCCAGGCAGAGCGTCTTGGTGGAGGGTGGCTGTGGGTGCACGTCCGGTGGCCTCTGGCCTCACATCTCGGCCTCTGCCGAGCAGGCCTCCGCGGCAGTGATGGCGATCCCGATGGCGAGGCTGCCGTTGTCAGAGAAGAGCTGGGCCAGCGAGGTGTTGAGGACGAGGCAGTCCCCATCGGTGATCACCGAGTCCACGCACTCCAGAACAGAGCGGGGGGTGGCCTCCCACTTGAGACGCCGGTGGTTTCGGTTGAGCTCCAGGCGGTAGGTGAAGCAGTCGGCCTGGGTGGGGGTCCCGATCAGCATCATGGTGGCAAAGAACTGGGGGTGCCCTTCGTGCCTCTCCTGTTTCCTGAGCACCAGCAGGAAGTGGTGGCCAAGGCAGGAGTGCATGATGATCCAGTcggcgggggcagggaggtgcATGTCCGTGGCCAGGAAGACTATCTCAGCTCCCTGAAGGATGTCAACCCTGTGCATCTGCCGCAGGTGGGGCACCACCACCTCCAGGCGGCCCTCCCACTGGCAGGAGAACAAGGGGCACATGCAGGGTGTCACCTGGGCGGCGTGCAGCCCCGCCTcctggtggtggaggtggtgggggcgggCGTGGTGgcggaggtggtggtgggggcggtggtggcggtggtgggggaggtggtgaggggGGAAGCCACCTTGCTCTGGTGCACTCTGAGTGACCGCGCGTCGGCTGGACACATACTgcgggagagagaggagagtgttaGTGGACGAGGCCAGTCTCTCAGCCTGGCTGAGACTCCCCAGGTGTGCCAAGAGTTAAAAGTGGGGTCCCCCAGGCAGGTCAAGAAtgccttatttcttaaaaaacgACCTggaggagcacgtgggtggctcagttgtttaggcatccagctcttgatttcggggcaggtcatgatctcacagtgagttagagccccacattgggctgaccgtgcagagcctgcttgggattccctctctctctgcgtgccttccctgctcccatAAGCACatcatgtatgctctctctcaaaataaataaacattaaaagaacaacaacagaaCGAAGgagaactgccagactgttttccaaagtggcagcACCATTATATGGCCTCATCAGCCATGCAAGAGGATCCCagtttctccacgtccttgccaacacttgtgatTATCTGATTTGACAGATGCTTTAATGAGATACAATTAAATTGTTTAAAGGTCTTGCCAGATTTAGATGCTGAGACAGTGTTAAATCTTCTCCATGTCATATCATTTTGgtatagaatttaaattttcccaattaaaaatagaagctcCCACAAAAAGTTCCTTTCACAAAAAGAGATTTTCCAAATCtaataacatattaaaaaaaaaaaacctaaaaaaattgaGGTAGATGTCTTGGGTGGTTGAGATTCTGAAAATTCAATCCAGGAAAAGATAATATTTATGTCTTTCTGATTCATTAATAAGATACTGAAACAAATAAGCAATTTCCCCTTCAACATGCATTATGATGGTCATTCATTATAAaggtaaaaaacaattttttttgcttttttaatactGCTAATATTTTTGTGCAGGCATCAGAAGTTAATGgacttcctcccctccctttcttatcattgatattattattattttttcaggttatttatttattttgagagggagggagagagagaagcccaagcaggccccacactgtcagtgcagagcccaatgtggggctcaaactcaggaactgtgagatcatgacctgagctgaaaccaagagccgactgcttaactgactgagctgcccatgcATCCCCATTGCTATTCCTGTTAGACCATTTCAGTCAGTGCCTATTTGTCCTTCCAGTGCTGCCGGGGGTCGTGCCGTCTTGGGTGCCCTTCCCCTGGGTCTTAAGGTGAGATGCAGAGATGATAATGTGCAGTTGGACCACAGTTCCCAGAGAGGGAGCCTCATCTGTGAGTCCCGggactccctgcccccccccccctgcagcgGGCACATTTCTGCCCTGTTCCAGGCTCACTGTTCCAGAGCTTGAGGGCACCTTCTGATCAGATATCAGTAAGCACATATTGAATACCTTCTCTGGCCGGGCCATGAGGGTGCTAGCGGGGACAGCTGGGAGCAAGACAAACCGTGTTTCTGGCTCTGGGTGGCACAGACCATAGCGTGCGCCTCATTAATTGTGATTTTCGCAAGGGTCCTCCCTGTGACACACGGATACGATTCATATTTTTCAGTTGAAGAAACAGGCTTCCATAGTAACGTGCCCAGGGTTACAAAGCTTGTACGTGAAAGATCGGGATCCGGTTTTATACCTCCTGACTGAGACtatgccccacccccgccccccaccctccctggagctctccctgcctccagctcctcctccactcctcgAGCACCCCGCAGGGTGCTCCAGGCATGAGGCCATCACCCAGCAGCTGGCCTCTGGGCGGACCTCAGGCACTGAGTCCCTTGTGCCCCAGCTCTCCAAGCCCTAACAGGACTGCAGGTGCCTTTGGCCCCTTGCCCCCTCCTCTCATTTCCCTTTGTCCCCAATGTGTAGAGGGTGAGGGTGAAGGTCTGCCTTTCACTTGCGCCACTGTGGCTCCCTGGGCTCAGAGGATGGCTAACGGTGGAGGCCTGGCTGGCTTCCCTTTCTTTAGGGTATActgggccccagcccctcccctgcgtccccacccccacatgcTGTGCTGGTCGCCCCGTGGCCCCTTGTCACACCAGCTCTGCTCTGGGGTTGGTAGTTGCAGCTGCGGTGTCTGCGCCCTACCCCGGAATGCAGCCTGCGGAGTTGTGAGCTACAGGGCCTTTCCCATAGTTCGTGCGCTGTTCCTGGGTGGAAGCGAAAGGGCAGCTTGCCGTTGCCTGTCCTGCACCGCTGCCGCACCCCCGAGGGAGGCTGTGTTCCAGAATCCTGCTAGTGATGAGTCTGACTTCCCCTTTAGTGTTAAGTAGAGGAGGGGGACTGACTGGTATGTAACTTCTACTAAGAATTAGGCACTGTGGAACTTTGGTATTTTTTTTGCATAatgatttcatttagtttttcacagaaaagattaattcccctttaaaaaatgttaaaaattatatctgaCTTAATTCCTATCTGCCCGCTGGTGGCATGTACCATGTAGTCAGTGGTGAGGGGGAGTTCCTCTCATCCCTTGGGATTGTGCAAAAGCCCGGGGCTCACACACCGTCAGCCACATGCCAGGGTCCCCCGGGTCCCTCCAGCAGACTCAGGTCTGGCAGCAGATTGGCCTTGTGTGTGGAGCTCAAGGGGACCAGGTCACGACCTCTCATGGAAAGTCCCAAACactgtcccctctcccaccctctggaATCTCCTTTCTCTCACTTTGTCTTTACACAATCACTagacttgatcttagccaaaaggccgaggaGCGATACACACAATCACTAGAGAAACATACTATGTTTGtcttgcagatgaagaaacctaGAGAGGttgagtcacttgcccaaggtgatGTGGCTCATAAGAGGTGTAGCTGGGAACAGAGCCTAGATCAGTCAAAGGTGACAGAGATCATAGACTGTGACTATCACAGGCTGGATGTCCGCAGACTCTGGTCTCACTGTTGACTCGTCCAGTAGCCCTGATTAAGTCCATTTTCCTATCGACAAAATATTCTCTCAAAGGGTGGTTTGGGGATCAAAGGAAATAATGCTTGTGAGACAGCTTGAATAACTACGTCAGGGATTACATCAAGATGGCATTTCCCTTCAGATGTGGGTTTGGGTGAGTACTTCTGGTGGCCTTCTGCCTCAGTCCATGCCTGCCTGTGTCTGTCCTGGTCAGATGACCTTTGCACTTGGACAGCACCCTGGACTGAGCACAGGTCAATGTAAGGGCCTGGAAACCACAATATTGCACTTGGCCCGGGGCCTCCTGGCCCAACCTGGAGACAGAACAGCCTGAAATTCCCATCTCAGAAATGTATTTCTGGGCTGGTTATTCTCCACATGCCCTTATCCAGATCCATTTTCCGTTTTCTGCATCCTGTTCTGTGCAGCTGATATCAGAGATGTGAAATCAGAgtagggagggagtggggaagaaaTACCTtgactttcctttcttccctccctccaaacTCCTGCCAGTGCCTCCCATTGGCTAAACTCAATCAGAGACACCCCATCCCAAGGGAGCCCAGAGATGCACTCAACAAGGTCGAGTTCCCTTTGAAAGTGGTGCTGTGTGAGACGCACAGATGAAGAGGGAGGAGCGTCCACTCGCATGCAGATACCTGCATTCCCTCCTTTGTGACATTTGCTGATCTGACCAGGCTGGGCCTCCGAGGCTGAAATTATGACTAGGCTGATGGGGAGGTTTGGGGGGATAGATACATGCCCACAATTCATTTAGccatttgacaaaaatatatgCAGTTCCTCATATGTGCAAGGGGCTGAGAATCCCCAATGGAGTAAGACCCCTGTTCTGGCCTCAGTAGCTCACTAGGAGTGTGTATAATATAGAAGGCAAAGCAGTGGGGTCTCTGAGTACAAAGCAGGGGAAGTAGCTATTCTGGTCTGTGCAAAGTGACATTTACACTGGGCAAAGCACGAAGACTGCTCCATCAACCTAGGTCAAAGGTTTGCTGATGGGGCAAAGATCAGAAATGACAAGTTCCATGTGGCTGGTGGATAGAGGTCCTAGTGGAGATGGAGAAGAGGTGGCTGTGGTGCTGGAGAATAGCCAGAGGCAGCAAGATGTCACCAGTGCTCTGGGGAAGTCATTAAGGGGCCCAAGAGACACAGCTTCATGCATTAGAGCGTTCCTGTGTGCTCAGGATGGGGCCGGTGGCAAGTCCCCATGCTTGTCCAACCAGAGGACCTTAGCAGTGGCCGTTCCACCTAGAACCTCTGTTGCTTCCATTGGCCTCATCTCTCACcacccttttcattttttcattgctgCTGGGTGACAAAGCCCGGAGCATAATCTAAAGCCACTGAAGTGAATGACTATGCCAGTAGAGCAGGACACTATAAACTCAGGGAGCCCGTGCATTTGCTGTGCCCCAAGAAGGCTGTAAGAATAAACCAAGTCGTAATTCTTCACTTCTTCCTGCTCCATTTTCTGATGCAAAATACGTTTCAATTAAATGATCTTCGGGTGAGTGAGGTCACAGGGCTTCTGGCAGGGAGAAAGGATTCTTTTAATTGGCAAAATGctaatcattttagaaaatgaattctAATCTTCCCATCTAATACAGTGGATATGTGAGTAATTACTTTCCTTCCCTAAACTGTTAATGCAACATTAGTGATTACGCTAATTAAAACTAATGAACTCTTACAGGCTGATAAACTCCTCAGTCAGTCAGCAGATGCCTTCCTCCCATTGGCTGTATTTAACTTCCCATTTGGAAGAGAGATCTTGAATTAACCTTTAGAATAATGTGCAGAATTGGGTTTAGAAGTGTTAGGCTTTATGGACTGGGTATAATTCTTTCCCCTAGCATTAGTGAGACCATTTCCACTGAGGGtgtaattgaatttaaaaaacgCCTTCCTTAATTTGATCAGCCACACTCCTATAAGGTTGGTAATGGCTCTTTCTCCAAACCCTGGCCTCCAAAGAGGACAACTGCCCCTAGAAAATCTCATGACCCTCTCTGCTCTCTATGGCCAGCAAGCCCTGCTATTGTATTTCAGCTGAGGAAGGGTTTGCACCCAATTTCAAATGTCAGGTGTTTGCTTTGAGTTTGCTCATGCAAACTCTCATTTGTAAGAGTGACTTAAGGGAGCAGGTTGGAAAGGCAGCATGCATATTGGTGTGTTTCACACCCAGGGCCAAAGaacaggtgagggagggggtaAAATTTCAGAGTAGGTATCAGAGTTTGGCGATAAGGTCAAGGCTTGCACCGAGTTTCTAATCAGGTCTGCTAAGAAGAGGGAATAAGTGTTAGCTACCCCTAGGTCCTGCTCTGTAGTACTTAAACATTCTGACGGTTCCCAGGAGGGACAGGCAAGGCTGAAGGCTGGGTGTTGCCTATTCTGTTTTCCTGGGACACCTTGGCTCTTCACCTCTTTTTGTCAAAACCTGGCATGACTGTAGACGTGCACACAAAACCTGGGAGGACTCTGGAATGCCTtccaaacagttaaaaaataagtcaagcTGAGAGCAGAAAGCAGCGGTGGGCTTTTATCACCTGGGATAGAACATCTTCATTTGAAAACGTGTCCTTTGCTCCATTTTCCCATCTTAGTTATACTTGGTACAGAGATTGAGGAGACCTTTCTGTGGACAGCATGATaatgtctataattttctttaaaatattttagtggaGGGAAGATGATATAAATGTGTACCTTTTTAACCAACACTGTAGGGGCTATCAGTTCCTTAATCAGGAATTCACACATTGAGGTCATTATCCGACGTTTTATCAGGAAGGCCACACTCCAGAGAAAACAACTCCAATTGCCTCAATTAGTATCCATATTTCTGATCCACACCAGATGCTGCTAATTAACATTTTGCAGAGGTTTTCATTGGTGAAATTAGTAGTTCATCAGAATAATAAAGGGTAGAAATGGACTCGCCTGGATGAAATTTATGGTTTTCAAGCCATGAAGATTGGATAAATACTTCAGAGAGATTCTTCACTTTAGGGATGGGCCCGTAAGCTTATTCCCTAAATATCCTTGTATCTGGCCACTGAGTCAAGGACCGTCTCTAAGAATATCTGATTCTTGCCTCTGTTATATCACTGCATTCATTTCTTTACTGATGATCAAAATTATGTATATTGAGCAAGGAGATATCGGTTAGCACACACACAGAAGGCTCAGGTCTTGGGATAGGTAGGCCAGTaactaattagaaaagaagaaaatgaaaatgaaaattttggtgAACAAAACTTTTTAAGAACCAAGGTCCATGGGCAAACAGCAAAACGATGGGTCCATAAAGGTGTCTATACACACACCAGTCCTATGATTTCAAAAGCGTCTTGACCAACCTGGTCATCGTACACATACAGTACAGTCTCACCCTGTGAGGAGCAGGGAAGGAATATATGGGTGACATTTTGAAAAAACATGACCCAGACCTTGAGCTCTCAGGGCCCATCTTTAGTTCCTAGGTCCTGGCCCTTGGCTGCCCAGGGTTGGTTGACTTATATGTAGTTTCCTGCTTTTCGAGAGCCTTCAGGATGGGGACTTATTGTTCACATGTCCTCACTGCTCACATggtgcctggcatgcagtagaGGCTTGATACATATCTGAAACACCCATCGGGGCATTCATGACAGTTTCACATATAAGGATCATGCTGGTTCTAGTCCTTTATATCATTTAGGTGGCTCAGCCACAGTCCTGGCTGATGTTATCTGTTTGAGACTCATGAGCATCTGTGAGATGGATGccacctctctccctgccctgcggAGTCAAGCAGCAGTTAAGACCTGTCCAGCTCACAGTGAAAAATCACTAGCTCATGGTCTTCTCTCCTCAATTAGGGTGGAAGTCTTTGAGGGCAGGGGCCGTATTCAGTTTGCCCAGTGCGTAGCCCAGTGATGGGCAAATCCAGCACTTAGAAGTATCTGGCATCTAGTAAACTCTCCATCAATTTTTGTTGCTTGA is a window from the Suricata suricatta isolate VVHF042 chromosome 4, meerkat_22Aug2017_6uvM2_HiC, whole genome shotgun sequence genome containing:
- the SIAH3 gene encoding seven in absentia homolog 3 produces the protein MLFFTQCFGAVLDLIHLRFQHYKAKRVFSAAGQLVCVVNPTHNLKYVSSRRAVTQSAPEQGGFPPHHLPHHRHHRPHHHLRHHARPHHLHHQEAGLHAAQVTPCMCPLFSCQWEGRLEVVVPHLRQMHRVDILQGAEIVFLATDMHLPAPADWIIMHSCLGHHFLLVLRKQERHEGHPQFFATMMLIGTPTQADCFTYRLELNRNHRRLKWEATPRSVLECVDSVITDGDCLVLNTSLAQLFSDNGSLAIGIAITAAEACSAEAEM